From the Triticum urartu cultivar G1812 chromosome 4, Tu2.1, whole genome shotgun sequence genome, the window GTCACACCTGACTTTACTTCACCCCAGCCTCTAATACCTAGGTGCCGCCAGAAGTAGTGCAGCATGCATGGGGTGACCTGCCGATCAAATCCACGTGAGTGCcgggagggtgtgtgtgtgtgtgtgtcttatCATCAATTACTTCTAGGGGGACAGTCAACAAATTGTGCCCATAGGTGCAGATCAGATGGTTGCTGTGCATTCCTGTCAATCAAATGGTTAGCATTGCGAGTTAATTTTCTCCTATATCATTGTCATCAAGTTTTTTTGGAGTCCCTTGCACAATGGACCTTTTCCTCTCTCTAGAACATTGCAAATTTGCTACAGTGTTGGGGGATCTTAGTGGCTTACAGAAATGAAATCTGTAGTAACGAAGTAATACACATTTTATTAGCACACTTAATGTTTTCAATCAAATTAATTGCTAAGTGGCACCCATGTGTGGTCAATATTTCCATCAGGTCCGTTTGTCTTCTGTGGAGGCTTTGGGAGAAATGGTTGGCCTGGTCACTAGGTCACAGTTAAAATCAGCTCTGCCAAGGATTATACCAACAATGTTGGACCTGTATGTTTTTATTATTCTCATATATTTACTGAAGACTTCACACAATTCTCTCAGATATTTATTTGTTTTGAACTTCTACCTATGTAGATGTAAGAAAGATCAAGAAGTGGCTTTTACCGCGGCTCACAGTCTTCATAACCTTCTTAATGCATCATTACTGTCAGAAAGTGGCCCCCCTTTACTTGAGTTTGAGGTAAATTAAGAATATTCTTAAAACGTTATATTTTATTCAATTAATTAATACATCGACATTCTGTAAGTTTCTTATTGGAATTATGGTTAGTTGATAACTAATACGTGTCCTGCAAAATTTGTCCGACATTTTATTGCAGCATCTCATGTTTTTTTCTGCATGAACCATGATCGATGAGGAAACCCAGCATGATAATTTGGCAACTTCTCTAGGACATTATGTGATGAATTGACATCATATATACATAAAAAATGCATGCATTATTGCTGTTTTAACACCTTATATATATGTGATGTCAAAGCATGATAACTCGCAATTTGTTACTTCTTGTGTTGCAGGAGCTAGCTGTTGTCTTGATTACTCTTCTTCCTTTAGTATCTGTCAACATCAGCAAAGATGAACGCTATATTTCAAAGGGATTGAAGGTGCCTCCTATCTCAAAATCTTTTATTTGTGATCATTTTGGTTGCATTGAGACATCTGTTAATTCTGCACACTCTAGTGGATTATTCCAGATCCATACCGCCACATTGCGCTCGGTAAATAGAAGTGATGACGGAACCACTGATGGAGTCGACTGGACTCTGGAGAGTGATCTAAAGACATGTTATGCTAGCAGCATATAACATGGTTTTGTGGTTGAACCTTAGATTGGAGCCTGATAGGCAGTTGTGGAATCAGAATTTTCAGCTTAAGCTTATATCTTGGCTGATATGTCTCTTAAGGAAAGAACCTAAGAAAATGTTTCCATCTTTGAAATTGTGAATACAGAGCAACATCATCGTGGGAAAATATCTTCAGGGGTGTAAATGATGTGAAAAGTAACTCACATAGAGATATATTTTGAATTCTTGTTAGATTAGAACTTGTTAGTCCCTGTTTATAGTTTCTATTATTTCAGCATTATTGTAGGACATTTGTGCAGTTTTTCTTTTGACATATGTACATATATTTATTCAGTAGTGTTGTCCCTAGTGTTAATAAGACTAGAGTCTAGGTCACTGGATCTAGACGAGGTCTGATACTGCAAACTTGAGTTTTAACAAAAATGTTGTTCTTATTCCTTATTAAGCCACTATGCCACACTAAAACAAACATGCACCAGTTTATATGGGCACCATATTATCCTCATTTGAGCACAAACTGTGATTGGTGCCATCTGCATCGTGTATCTTTCATCAAACAATTCACAAAGGTGTCTGAATATTGGAGTTTATGATACCTAGTATTTTCCTGCAAGTTCCTCGTGCTGTTTATTACCTCTGAAGCAAAGTTGTTTTTCAGTGTTCATTGctttatactccctctgtcccataatataagacgtttttgcaagcTAACATAGCTAGCAAAAACGTCTTATTTTGTGGTATGGAGGGAGTAGTTTATACTAGATGAATGGTTAAGAATAGTTACTACACATGTGCTTATATTTACATGCTTGTAGACATACAATGAACTCCAGCACTGTTTCTTGGTAACTGGATTAGCATATCCTGAGGATCTGTGCATGTTCCTCCTGAGTGTAAGTACGAAGTTACACTTTTCCTACTTCCTACACATTCCAAAAAACTCAAAGTTTCATTGTGAATATTCACATAATTGGCTTATATAGTCCACTGTTGTTGCCTTCTATTGCCTTATAGAAATGTAGGTCAAAAGATGAAGCATCAATTGTTGGGGCACTTGGAACAATAAAACATCTATTGCCCAGGTTCTATTCCCTTCGCCCGCCACCCCCTTCTCTGCTTTTGGAATTATTTGTGACAAGTTCTGTAACCTATCATACAGGTTGTTGGAATCATGGCATACTAAGCAAACATTGTTGGTTGAAATAGTCAAATCACTTCTAGAGGAGCAGAGCTTGGGTATTCGAATGGCACTAGCTGAGGTATTCCATATTAACTTTTTTCAGACTTTGTTAATTTTTTTTGCCTGTATAGATAATACTGATATCTGTTTTTTTTGGTATACATCCAGTTATTCATTGTCTTAATACCAGTTCAATCATGTACAGCTAATTGTCGTTATGGCTTCACATTGCTACTTGAGTGGGCATTCTGCTGAGCTCGCGGTTGAGTTTTTAGTGGGGCATAGTGCTATAACCGATGATGATCTAAATGATATCAACACTCTGAAAAATGAGTACTTCCAGGACAAAAGATTTGAGGTTTAACTAATTTCAGACTATGCACAGTTTACTAACTGGATGCCAATTTCTTGAGGATGATTTATCTTATATTTTCACTTATCAGATGAAAATAAGTCTTGCTGGTCTATCTGAACTAAGAGCTGTATGTGAAAAGGGTCTACTTTTACTAGCAATTACCATTCCTGAAATGGAGGTACAGTGGAAACTTGATGTTCTTTAATCTTTTACATTGTGCCCATCTAATTAGGAAATCAGCTTGTGGAGCTAGGATAACAAATATCTTTATGGTGTTGTGAGTAATGCATTTTACATTTTATTATTTCCAGCTTGTTCTATGGCCATTTCTCTTGCAGCTGATTATCCCAAAGAAGTATACAGGTGCAGTAGCTACGGTGAGCGCTCTTAAGTTATTCTCTACACCCTTGATATTTGTCAAAGCAACGGACCTTAGTTGGTTATATTTGTTACGTGTTTTAACCGAAGTTTGGTCCTTTAATCAGTTTCGTAATATTAGTATATTGTGTACTGATTACAATGGAGATATATCTGCAGGTCTGCAAATGCATAACTGAATTGTGTAGGCATAAATTGTCGCAGACAAATCCACTATATACTGAGTTTAATGCCTCAAACGAAATGCCCAGTCCCGAGGTAGTTTGTTTACGTTTGCTTGATACCAGATGTCCAGATGACATTTTAGTTTATCATCCATAGTTACTTATTTCTCATAGCTGTATCGGTTATGCAGGATCTGTTTGCTCGTTTGCTGGTGCTTCTGCATAATCCACTTTCTAGGGGGCAACTCGCTACCCAGATCCTGACGGTTTGTCTTCAAACTAATTAAATCTTCATTGTTGGTTCTTGTATCTGATTGATGTCCATCCATTTATTCCATGTATGGTCTAGCTTTCACAGACATGTGAATACTTCTCCTCTTAGAGATCCTGTGTCGTATTGAGGTTCTTCTATCCTTTGATGGTGAATTATCATATGCTTTATGTTGCAATGGATTAGTTATACATGGAAAATTAGTTCTTGACACACTAGTTCTCTTTCTTGTCGACTGGGATAACTTTTATCATCCCTGACCAATAGGCTGCCTGATACTGTTTGCTTCCATTCAGTATCTGGATTATATAGTCCGCAGCAGTGGATACCTTATTTTCATCACAACTCTAGTACTGTACTGTTGCCTTGTAAGTCTTTAACTTTGTTTGCCCTCATATAATGTAATTCAAGTTGTCACTCATTAAGAAGTGCGCTCTCTGGGGCCTCTGGTTATAATTCTTTTGATGTATTTAATATAGAAAAACCTCAAAGATTGTTCACTGCGGTCATCATTGTCCACATTACTTTTGCTTTTTGTAGGTGCTGTGCTACTTGGGTCAACTTTTCCCAAGAAacctttctttattttgggaagaTGAGGTATAGCCCCTTCATCTAGTGTTCTTAGCAGTTGAAGAGTGCATTCCCATTCCAGTTTTTTGTTAGTTAATCATGTTTGCATTTGTTTGGTTCTTAATGGAGAAGTAATTTTGTAGGAGTAGGAGTAAGTCATATTATCCACTCATCTTTCCGCAGTATCGATTTTTTTCTTAATTTGTATGTTAATCGACATTTTAAGAACGGCCATTGCCCATCCTGGCTGTGTCTTGGATTAGTGTGATGCTTGCCCCTTGAATGGTTTCTTTGTACAATTCGCTGAGCTATGTAACTTTTTTGGCGATTTACTTAACAGCAATAGGACTAATAGTCAAATTTCATCTTGTCATGTTGTTAAAGTGGCTTACAAAATGCATATTTTGGCAAGTATTAGGTCCCTAAGATGAAAGCTTACATCAGTGATCCTGAAGATCTTAAGCAAGATAGCACCTACCAGGAAATATGGGATAACATGATAATCAATGTAAGTATATTGCTCTTGTCGTCTGAAGATTATAATCATGTCATAAAGCAAGTGGAATTATGGTGATTATTGTCACTGTCGGCAAATTTGTGCTAACTAGTTGTGTGAAAAACAGATGCTGGTAACAGATTAATTGCTTGTTTGTACCTTGTAGACTTTTTCTTTTGCAAGGCTTCAAATCATGCTTGCTTCTCTCAAAAGCTTATTTTGCTATGTCTTCCAGTTTTTAGCTGAATCCTTGGATGTTGTGAATGATAATGTGTGGGTCATATCCTTGGGCGATGCATTTGCTAGACAATATGATCTCTATGCTACATCTGATGGGCATTCAGCTTTGTTGCACAGGTAAGTTTATGTTAACTCTGCTGTACCTTCCATTGATCTGTAGTTATTGGCATTTCTCGGGATGTGGTCACTAATGCTTTTACTAGGTACATTCCTATTGAGATGGACTAGATGTTTTTGGCTCGGATGCACAAAATATATTGTGAACATGCCCATGCACTTAATGTACTGGAAGTGATTTTCTAATATTTTATCTGCAGATGTTTAGGAATGCTTCTTCAGAAGGTTGATGATAGGATTTATGTCCGTGAAAAGATTGATTTGATGTGTAGACATTCAAGTATGTCTATCCCTGTTAATCGCCTTGGACTTGCCCAAGGCATTGGTTTGGTAAGTTGGAATTAATGAAATCTTTTCATTTAGGACTTCCTTTTGGAGCTTTTGTACTGAATACACTTACAGGTTGCAGCTTCTCATTTGGACACAGTTTTGGAGAAGCTGAAGAACATATTAGAAAATGCAGGGCAAAGTGCTCTCCAGAGGTATTTATGTCCTTTTTGGTAGGAGCACCCTATTTTATATTGCTAATCTTACTGTGAATCATGCCGAGATAGCAACCCATAAGCTAAGTTGGAAGTAATTAGATTATGCTTTAGTTCACATATACACCTATATGGCCAGTTTTGTGCCCTTAGCAACCGATTTGTTTCCCCTTCTAAATTAACCACCTATAACGATTTACCGATATTTTTGGTAGGTACTTCATTTTGGTTTACTTGAACAATAGTTTTCTTCCATTTCCTCTTTTTATCATAATTTATTTGATGAAAGAGAAATCGAGATAATGAATGTCACTGTTGTTTTAGTGTCTTAGTTCATGTTTCCAGCCCATGTATGTAGTTGGCCCATTCTATTAATAAATATGTGGTGTTGAATTCTGCAGGTTCCTCTCATTTTTCTCGTTTAGAGAAAAAGTGGAGGATGTTGATGATACGTACGCAGCTCTGGCTTTGATGTATGGTTATGCTGCAAGATATGCTCCATCAACAGTAATTGAAGCCAGAATCAACGCACTTGTGGTATGTATCCAATTTATGAACTGAGCTGTCTTTATTTCTGCTATATAAAGATGACCAGTCTGATAAATGATACCTTTTTGGCTAAGTGcaacacattttcataatattacGCAATTTCGTACATCCACACTTACTCTGACAGTGCTCAGATACCAtggttttgtgtgtgtgtgtgtggggggggggggggtgtaaTTGTCCAAGTACTTGCCCCAAACGGGCTCATGTGGACATAGGTGCACCAGATGCACTTCCCTGATCCTGCATCAGATTATGTTTGAGGACACATTAATCACATCACAATAGATATTTTCTTTATTTCTTAGTCTGTGGCCAGCAAATCTGATATGCATTTTGATCTCCTGCCTTTACTCTACTTACCCTGTACTCAGGGGACTGATATGCTTGGAAGATTCCTTCATGTTCAACATCCTACTGCAAAGCAAGCTGTCATTACTGCAATTGACCTTTTAGGTACTTTCCTTTATAAGAAGGCTGCATGTCTTCTCTTGTTTTTGTAGTCATGCCTAGAATTTACTTCTGAAATGTACTCCGTTCCTCTGCTTTAGCACAATTGATATTTGCTATTTTCTTGCAGCAGTTGACTTGTTAGCCTCAACACCTGATTTTGTGTTTTACATTCGTTTATGCATATCATGTTTGTACTTCGTATCTATTTTAGGAAGACTTGTGGTAAGCTGCCGTGTCACAGATTCTGAAAAATCTTAGTTACCAACTGACCTTGGTGAAATCGGCTGAGATCTCATCGAGCTAGCATAATTCATATAAATGCTAGATTTCACTTAATTCTTGTACTTAAAACACTATCGCACGGTATTGCTGAACAAAGCAAAAGCAATTATGACTTGAGAATGAGCTTAAAACCTCACCCAGACAGAATGTATTGGCAGTACAGCTGTTTCCTTATGGAAATGGCTTTTGGTACACTGATTCAGTTAAGGTGGTTTCGACATCATCATGAACACAGCAAGTTCAGATACTCCGTAAAGCTACAGTGCCAAACGGATCCGTCCTCCCCGCATCATAGACCCATGTCTCATATTTTACATTCGCTACTCGAGAATTGTTGTTGGCTTGTAACGATTTCTTATCTCTATCTCCTCTTtaacaagtactccctccgtttctaaatataagtctttctagagatttcaatatggatTCGATACGTATGTATATAGACAtagtttagagtgtagattcacttattttgctccgtatatagtccatattggaatctctagaaagacttatatttaggaacgaagggagtagttcATAATGGAAATGGAATATTTCTATTAGTCTGGCATCTGTACAATGTTATTGTCTACTACATGCATGGCTCCAACGATGAACTGAATTCCAACTATAGAACTATGACCTGAATGAACAAAATGTTGCATTGAATCGTACCAGTCTATATTGGGGCTTATTACTCATGTTTGTACTTGCTGTTTTATTTTCCAATTACTTCTTCAATTGAGAGAATAAAGAAAGTGTTAATTGTGGTTTCTAGGAGATTCTTAAAAATGATTGTTCGAGAATTTGATGTCTTATGTTAGTTAAGGAAGGCTTAGTTTGCTTAGTTGACCTCGATATTTTGAATGCATCTAACATGACTAATTAGTTCTGTGTATTTAACCCAACAGTTAAAATTTCTAAGTTTCAGCTTACATTATACACGTTTTGGGGTCTATTTATCTTACATGATTATTGTTAATTTCTAGGCCGGGCTGTTATTAGTGCTGCTGAAATAGGAATTTCGTTCCCACTGCAACGAAGAGATCAATTGCTGGAGTATGTGCTAACTCTAATGGGAAGGGATCAAAGTGATGAtctcgttgatttcagcattgagcTTCTGCAAACACAAGTATGAACTCAAGTTATACCGACTTATTCACTATCATATGTATACTAGCCGCTTGAGTTTGATGGATTTATTCATGCAAATCTTCTTATGTATGCAGACTGTTGCTTTGAGTGCTTGTACTACTCTGGTTTCAATAGAGCCAAGGTTACCTATGGAAACAAGAAATCGTGTCATGAAGGTCTGCTTTGCAGTGGCGAACGTCACAGAACTATGGCAATATGATTTTAGTTTCAGTTACTTGCATAACACATATGATTTTGAGTTGTTTTATGTTCCATTTTCAGGCAACCTTAGGTTTTTTTGCTTTGCCAACTGAGCCCTCAAACATTGTTGAGAGCCTGATAACAAACCTCATTATTCTGTTAGGTGCCATTCTGCTAACTAGGTAATGCTTTAAGCTCACTTTTTAATAAGTAAATCTCATTTTTCAGATAAGTTTTGACTGTCATGCTTCAATTTCTTCTGTTCTGTTCTGTTCCTTCTACCACTTGCTTGCGCTTTTTCTTATTGTGTTATGACCATTTTGTTTATCAGCGGTGAAGATGGCCGAAGCAGAGCAGAGCAGCTGTTGCATATTCTTAGACAACTCGATCCATATGTTTCAGCATCTGCAGAACACCAGAGAAGAAGGGGATGTGTTGCTGTACATGAGGTGTTAGTAAAGTTCCGCAATCTTTGTTCTGGTGGATTTGGTGCATCGGGCTCCTATCCAACTTTGAGCCTAAAGCACATTGATCAGGGAGGGCCTAGGGGCTCGTCAAGTTTGCCATGTATGTTGGAATTTTTTGCTTGGATTGTTACTGCAATTGTATGATTGTGATCTCCCAGTAGGTCAAGACTTCTTTTTTATTTTGTACCAGCTGCATTTGTGTTGCCGAATCGAGATTCATTAAGCTTGGGCGAGAGAATAATGGCATATCTACCTCGTTGTGCTGATACAGATGATGAAGTTAGGAAAGTTGCGATTCAGGTTTGTGTGGAAAGTAGCCGGTTTGCGTTCCTTTACCTGCCACAGCTCATTTCGTCTGTGCAATGTGCCATTTTCTAGGCCTTCTGGTTGCAGTGTGCCACACAAGAAAATTGAGAGACTAGTTCCCTAATAATCTGGATTGTGCAGCACAACATAGTTACATGGTTCTGTTGAAAACAGCCATGTTTTGCAGAAGATAACACAAAGATCTACGCCATAAACCTTAACAGTTAAAATTTCTCTTTATACACAGAAATTGAGCTCATAAATTTATCTTTATTATGTGCTCTTCCTGCTGCAGATCATTGCACTTTTCTTCAATATATCACTGTCACTTCCAAAGCAGAAGACATCTGCTAATGACATCGATCTAGAATCTTCATACGGTGCTTTGTCCTCCCTAGAGGACATAGTCTCCATCATCAGAAGGGTGAGTGGCTGTATTAATTTACCATTCATTAAATCTTCTTCTGAGCAAATGTTAAAATCCATCTTTCTCTTTCCTTTGAAGGCATCTGTTGATCAGATCGAAGTATTTCATAGAGTTGTCTCCTCTGTGTGTATTCTACTATCTAAGGATGAGGTAAACATTATTAGCTGAAATTTGATTGTAATTGAAGAATGTCATTATGGTTATTGACAGATTTTCTCTGTACTTTATAGCTGGTTGTCTTGCTACACTCTTGCACATTAGCGGCATGTGATAAAGTGAAGCAATCAGCAGATGGTTCCATTCAAGCTATTATAGTATTTATTATCAGAAGAGGCAAGGATCTACGTGAAGCTGATGTACTGAGGTTAGTTTATAGAAGTGGGAATTAGCTCAGAAGCACCCTAAGTGTCGTAGTTAGGGTGTGAATCGTGTATGCTTGAAAACAACAATATGCCAGTGGAAAATACCAAAATGTCCACCATCTCTGTTGAAGATATACAGGGTGTGAATTGCATGGCAACTTCAGGATGCGATGACGTCATGTTGGCCTCAGTTGGGCTGTGGACGTTGTCTCTGGAGATGCCTCACTAGTCACCGTATTGGAAAAATCCCAACTAAAAAGAACATCACATAAGGATAGTTTGGTTAGTTTTGAAAAAGTAACATGCATACGGTCATTACCGAGCAAGCAGAGTGCAACTGTCATCCAGCAATGACCATCTACTACAATCTAATTTAGGATATCACAACTGCCCAGCTTTCGAGCCATCTCAGGCCATGAGCGTTTTCGGCCGTTGGATCATCAGTTCTGCGTGGTTTTGACCGTTTGATCTCCTCTCATTCCCGCCTGGGCTACACCCCACGCTTCGCGTACAGGGCTGATGCTCCCATATCAAATTCGTCCAACTCTTGTTTTGTTAATTATACACCTTTGAAGAGTGTTACTGGCCTGATTTTTCTCAAAAAGAAGCACAGTGCATTACCTCTTTTTATGTTACCTTTTGATTCAAATATTGCTAAGATCTCACTTGTGATGTTACAGGACAACACAATCTCTGCTCTCATCAGCTATTGCTCTTACCGACAAGCACTCGCGCCAAGAAGTTCTCAATGCAGTATCCATTATCATTTTCTTGTGTCTGTCAGTTTCAATATTAATGTTCATTTCAAGGATTATTCCCACAATCAGTTATTACCTTTGACTTAGATAGATATCATGCTTAGCAGAAAATACCAACCACATTGTGGTCTTTGATGAAGTTCTATTTGTGGCTGGGCGAGATATTTGTACAAAGGACATAACAAGAATTCGTGGCGGTTGGGCTATACAAGATGTTTTTTATGTGAGTATTTGGGCCAAGCCTGGGCATATGTATTATGAGTTTTCAACGACTTGTATCCTCGTTGCATTCAGTTATacagtactacctccgtcctggtttattggtcctcTTTATAATTTGTGCcaaactttgaccaaatatttaactaacaaaatgttaatgcatgtcaacaaaaattttatcattggattcgtatttgaacatagttttcaatgatgtaATATTTTGTGACATCCatgaacattttgttagttaaatttatggtcaaaatttggcacAGAATACAATGTGGatcaataaaccaggacggaggtagtataTTGGTAGGCATATGTACTTGATACTAGTATTTGGGCTGAGCCTGGGCATCTGTATTATGCAAGTTTTCAACGACTTGTATTTTAATTGCATTCAGCTATACAGTATATTAATAGGCACATGTATGTGTTACTCCTTCGTATCATACAAATGGGGTGTGCATTCATCATAGACCATAACCCTGCCCAGCATAATCATGTGATCTTATTTAAATGTATATTAATATGTTAATGacttctactccctccgtcccataatattatgggacggagggagtactattcaTACATTTATAGACCGTTATAATCAGGACTTGCAAGGCACATTatattttttgaacttttttttTCATATTGATAAGTTCCTAGGAAATTGATAGGTATACATTGCACTTTTTCCCTTCTAAGAAACGTGTGCTCTATCGGCCCTGATTTGAGACATTTCATATGTGATAGGAAAGAAATTTAATAAAATATTATCTAAAAAATTCTAGAAAGACTACGGCGAGCCGAATTGTATATTGTTCATTTAGTTGAAAAGGTTGTAATTCGATGAGTTACGTTTCTTCTGCAGTTCCATTCTTTATATTTGCCTTGTTCATATAGTAATGACATGCATAAATATTTTACTTGGACTAGTTTGTATGATAATAATTCCAGATTAAATAGCAACTGCAATTATGCAGCGATTGGGTAGGTGAATTCTACAGATACACTTCTTATTATGTGTTTGATGGTTTTCCCTGGTATCAGGTTTTCTCCCAGCATAAGGTGCTGGCTACTCTTTTTCTGGAGTACATTTTATCTATACTTCACAAAGAACCTGTTGCAACAAATGATTCAGAAAAAGGGGAAATTAACTCAGAGTCATCAGCTGATGACTGTATTCTACAAGCAACTATGTTCGCTCTCAATGCGTTCTTGAGGTATGGTTCTCCATTTGATGACTGACTGTTGATGTTGACTAATGGTGGACAACTGGATACCTTTCATCTGCTGATCTCATGTACTTGAAAATATCAAAACTTCACAGAGGTGGTGGGAAGGTCGGGAAACAAGCAGTTGAGCAAAGCTACCCTTCTGTCCTTTCTGCACTTATACTGAAGCTGGGAGGTCTTCACGGTCTTGCTGAATTAGGCCGCAATGAGCTTCTACGGTGAAAATTAGACTGACTTTCTGAAATCTTAATTTTATATATGAAGGCTATTGTGAAATGATTACCAGAAAGTTGTTACCTCATGTTTTGCAGATCATTGTTAATTGCATTCCAGTCATTCTGTGATTGTGTTGGCGATGTCGAGATGGGAAAGGTGCTTTTCTTAATGGCTATTGCCTGTCAACTGTCTAGCAATTATTGACTGTAAAATCTTTGTCATTTCATAGATATTAGCTCGAGATGGCGAACGAACCGAGAAGGAGAAGTGGATTGATCTTGTGCAAGAGGTTGCATGCAGTTCCTCAGTAAAGAGGCCCAATGAGGTAACTTCTAATGAACTTGCAGCTTCTCTTAGTCCCTGGCTAGACCAGCTtccctacccccccccccccccccctctcttcCGCATGGCTCCTCTATTGTATGTATGTCTTTCTTTAATAAAGTTATTGTCGGGGCTTCCTCTACAGTTTTCAGTTTGATAAAGAAGTAACTTCTAGAGTGTTTTGTGTGTTTGAGTCTTTCCGAGTTAATATATTAGTGAATTTTTGGTGACAAGAACATATGTTGACAGTAGCTGAATCCTCATATTCAAAACTACAAATAAAATACATTTTCTTTCATCTATGTTTATGCGTTGGAAGTCATCAACAACTTGACCTTTGAAGTCATCATAGCTGCCAGAAACTCTAGCAAGCGTGTACATATGTATTATTCCTTACAAAACCATTTAGGAATAGCCACCATGTTTAATTTCTTTGCAGCCTTGGGAAGTTGTCCTTGAACCACATGTTAAATTGATTGATCTTTAGCACTTGAACCAGTTTCACAAGAAAACAAGACATGTTCACAGTACGTTATCTTTTGCACCTGTAGTGCGTGTATGGGTTTTGTTGAATTGTATATGTGGATTGCCTAGCCCTTTCCATTAGTTTGGACTTTTGGTTGCGTTGGCTAGTGTATGAAGCTTAACATGGTATCAGGCCTAAGGTCTTGAGTTCAAGTCCCAGCTTTCTTAATTTATTGACAAAATGCTGCTGCCCCCCTCTGTGTCCACGTATAGGCCTCTTGAGCCATACCTCGCGTCTATTCACGTGTTGACTTTCCGCGTCACACGTGAGAGGGGGTGTTGAAGTGTATATGTGGATTGACTAGCCGCCCTTTACATCAGTTCGG encodes:
- the LOC125552932 gene encoding protein SHOOT GRAVITROPISM 6 isoform X3, with the translated sequence MGRDQTAPSKSNCGSIPPLLLVSFPRPPSAAPGWRRRRSDLTTPHRVTPPGTRTSLSCPRPPPLSPPRRAGPRISSMASSSSSSSAAASAAALEAVQVLVASLADDSPRARDSALAALREIAPLNPLLVLDCCATVSRGGHRRFGNMAGVFLVMASAVRALDRRDAEREFLRKIAKIATAEIVSSKDFNVDWQRAAATLLVAIGSHDPDLMMEEIFLYFSGPTSALPAMLQILADFASAEALQFTPRLKDVLLRVLPILGSVRDGQRPVFANALKCWCQAAWVYIGDASSGLPFDDDVMSFMNSVFELLLKVWTGSRDLKVRLSSVEALGEMVGLVTRSQLKSALPRIIPTMLDLCKKDQEVAFTAAHSLHNLLNASLLSESGPPLLEFEELAVVLITLLPLVSVNISKDERYISKGLKTYNELQHCFLVTGLAYPEDLCMFLLSKCRSKDEASIVGALGTIKHLLPRLLESWHTKQTLLVEIVKSLLEEQSLGIRMALAELIVVMASHCYLSGHSAELAVEFLVGHSAITDDDLNDINTLKNEYFQDKRFEMKISLAGLSELRAVCEKGLLLLAITIPEMELVLWPFLLQLIIPKKYTGAVATVCKCITELCRHKLSQTNPLYTEFNASNEMPSPEDLFARLLVLLHNPLSRGQLATQILTVLCYLGQLFPRNLSLFWEDEVPKMKAYISDPEDLKQDSTYQEIWDNMIINFLAESLDVVNDNVWVISLGDAFARQYDLYATSDGHSALLHRCLGMLLQKVDDRIYVREKIDLMCRHSSMSIPVNRLGLAQGIGLVAASHLDTVLEKLKNILENAGQSALQRFLSFFSFREKVEDVDDTYAALALMYGYAARYAPSTVIEARINALVGTDMLGRFLHVQHPTAKQAVITAIDLLGRAVISAAEIGISFPLQRRDQLLEYVLTLMGRDQSDDLVDFSIELLQTQTVALSACTTLVSIEPRLPMETRNRVMKATLGFFALPTEPSNIVESLITNLIILLGAILLTSGEDGRSRAEQLLHILRQLDPYVSASAEHQRRRGCVAVHEVLVKFRNLCSGGFGASGSYPTLSLKHIDQGGPRGSSSLPSAFVLPNRDSLSLGERIMAYLPRCADTDDEVRKVAIQIIALFFNISLSLPKQKTSANDIDLESSYGALSSLEDIVSIIRRASVDQIEVFHRVVSSVCILLSKDELVVLLHSCTLAACDKVKQSADGSIQAIIVFIIRRGKDLREADVLRTTQSLLSSAIALTDKHSRQEVLNAISCLAENTNHIVVFDEVLFVAGRDICTKDITRIRGGWAIQDVFYVFSQHKVLATLFLEYILSILHKEPVATNDSEKGEINSESSADDCILQATMFALNAFLRGGGKVGKQAVEQSYPSVLSALILKLGGLHGLAELGRNELLRSLLIAFQSFCDCVGDVEMGKILARDGERTEKEKWIDLVQEVACSSSVKRPNEESEG